Part of the Archangium lipolyticum genome, AGCAGGCCCCCACGTGCTCCAAGGGCCCCCGGCCCGGGAACACGGAGGACGTGCGCGAGAAGACGAAGGTGATGTGCGACCTGATGGTGCTCGCCTTCCAGTGCGACCTGACCCGGGTGGCGACCTTCATGCTGGGCAACGGGCGCAGCGACCGGGTGTACGACTTCCTCGGACTGACGAGCGGGCACCACACGTACTCGCACCACCAACACGTCCCGGAGAACCACGCGGCGCTGGCGAAGATCGACCGGTGGGAGATGGAGCAGTTCTCCTACCTGTTGCAGCGGATGAAGTCCGTGCAGGAGGGAGACGCGACGCTGCTGGACAACGCGCTGGTGTACTTCGGCAGCGAGGTGGCGGACGGCAACTCGCACGGGCACTCGGACATGCCGGTGCTGCTCGCGGGGCGGGGCGGGGGCACGGTGACTCCAGGACGGCACGTGCGCTACGGGGGCAAGCCGGTCGCCAACCTGTTCATCTCGATGCTGCAATCCGTGGGCGTGAACGTGAGCAGCTTCGGTGACGACGGCTCGGGCCCCCTCTCCCACTTGAAGGAGTGAAGCCCCGAGCTCCAGCGGGCCTCAGCCCCGCGCCGAGAGCACCTCCAACAACAGGCGGGCGGCGAGCTTGGCGGTGCGCTGGTTCTCGTCGTGGGGCGGAGACAGCTCCATCAGGTCCGCGCCGATGAGCCGCGGGTCGGCGGACACGGTGCGGATGATGTCGATCATCTCGCGCGAGGACAGACCTCCCACGCCCACGGCGCTGACACCCGGGGCCACGGCGGCATCGGCGGCGTCGATGTCGACGCTGAGGTAGAGGGCATCCGCGTCGCGCATGACCTGGGACAGGGCCTCGCGCGCGATGGCGGCGGCACCGCGCTCGGCCACGTCCTCGACGGAGTAGACGTGGACGCCCTGCTCGCGGACCCAGGAGAGGTAGTACCGGGAGTTGGCGAAGCGGCGGATGCCGAGCATCGCGGTGCGCGAGCCGGTGAGGATGGAGGTCTCCAGGGCGCGGCGGAAGGGCGTGCCGCTGGAGAGCGAGGCGGCGTCATCATACTCGCGGACATCCAGGTGGGCATCGAGCGTGACGAGCGCGAGACGCAAACCCGGACGAGCGGCGGCGAGCCCGCGAAGAAGAGAGCCGGTGATGCCATGGTCGCCGCCGACGAAGAACGGGCGGGCGCCGGTGGAGAAGAGATTCCGGGAGGCCTCCTCGATGCGGGCATGGGCCTTGGAGGCGTTCATGGAGGCGAGCGCGAGGTCTCCCATGTCCACGATGTCGGCGAGCTCGCGCTGCCCATCGAAGGAGCCATAGGAGGAGAGGGCCTCGCGGAGGGCCTTGGGGCCGAAGCGGGCACCGGGACGAGACGGAATGCCGCCGTCATAGGGCAGACCGAGGACGACGGTGCGGTCGCGGAGCGGGACACCGGGCTCGAAGGGGCGCAGGAGGGAGGAGGCGCGGGGGTCGCGGGAATCGGCGGCCGGGCGGAGGCCGGCGAGAGGGTCATGAGGAGTATCCACGGTCATCTCCGTGTCTATATCCCCTCTCCCTCCGGGAGAGGGTAAGGGTGAGGGTATCGAGAGCCTCGGGTCGCATCCTTGCCACGAATCGAACCCGTATCGAAGAGTTGGGAGCAAGAGGAGCCAACCATGAACACGAGCAAGTTCCGCCTGCTCGCCCTGTCGCTGACCTGCCTGGCGGCGGGAGGGGTGGGGAGCGGGAGCAGCGAAGCGGCCACGAAGACCGGGAAGAACAGCGGCACGAACGCCCAGTTGGCGGCGGACATGGTGTCAGCGCACAACGAGGCGAGGGCGAGCGCGAAGCCGGCGCCGAAGCCCGAGCTGCCCCCGCTGATCTGGTCGGAGGACGCGGCGAAGGTGGCGCGGGCGTGGGCGAGCCAGTGCAAGTTCCAGCACAACCCGAACCGGGGCAGGCACGGGGAGAACCTGGCCGCCGCGGCGCCGCCGGGTTCGAAGACGAACAAGGAAGCGGTGAGGGACTGGGTGTCGGAGGCGGCGGACTACACGTACGCGAGCAACAAGTGCGCGCCGGGCAAGATGTGCGGCCACTACACGCAGGTGGTGTGGCGCAACACGACGC contains:
- a CDS encoding agmatinase family protein; this translates as MDTPHDPLAGLRPAADSRDPRASSLLRPFEPGVPLRDRTVVLGLPYDGGIPSRPGARFGPKALREALSSYGSFDGQRELADIVDMGDLALASMNASKAHARIEEASRNLFSTGARPFFVGGDHGITGSLLRGLAAARPGLRLALVTLDAHLDVREYDDAASLSSGTPFRRALETSILTGSRTAMLGIRRFANSRYYLSWVREQGVHVYSVEDVAERGAAAIAREALSQVMRDADALYLSVDIDAADAAVAPGVSAVGVGGLSSREMIDIIRTVSADPRLIGADLMELSPPHDENQRTAKLAARLLLEVLSARG
- a CDS encoding CAP domain-containing protein, with protein sequence MNTSKFRLLALSLTCLAAGGVGSGSSEAATKTGKNSGTNAQLAADMVSAHNEARASAKPAPKPELPPLIWSEDAAKVARAWASQCKFQHNPNRGRHGENLAAAAPPGSKTNKEAVRDWVSEAADYTYASNKCAPGKMCGHYTQVVWRNTTQVGCATVTCTKNSPFGAQFPKWQLWVCNYAPPGNVVGQKPY